The region ATCGTCCGCACGTCTCGCGCCACGACGTCGACCTGCTCAGGGCGATCCTGCACAACTGCCGCGTCCACGGGCCCAGCAGCCAGAACCGCGACGACGTACCTGCCTTCGAGGAGCACCTGCGCGGTCGCATCGCCTGGGTCGCCCAGCACGACACGCTGCGCGGGGCGCGGCTGCTGGCCCTGCACCGCGAGATCGACTGGAGCAGGTGAGGGTCCTGCCGCGCGATGTCGGTGCGACCGCGTAGGTTCGTGGCGTGAGTGAGCGATGAGCAAGATGGACAACCTCCGCGCGATGCGTGAGGCGAAGTACGCCGAGTCCCAGAAGCGCGCGGCCACGGCACCGAGCCGCCCGAAGGCGCAGGCCCCGGTGGCGCCGCCCGCGCCCAAGAAGGTCGAGGAGCGCGCCGGCGCGGCTGCCGCGAGCCCGGCCGAGGCCGCGGCCGACACCGACGAGCTCTGCGGCCACCGCAACATCAGCGGCCGCACCTGCACCCGCGAGAAGGGCCACGCGGCCAAGAGCCACCGCTACTCCTGACGTCAGGCGATCGCGAGCGCCGACTCCCGTACGCCGCTGGGGTGGGGCGCGTCCTCGCCCCGGAGCTCGGCGACCTGGGCCACCAGCACCGCCATCACCTCGTCGGCGACCCGGCGCACGGTCGCGTCGTCGACCGGCGCGCCAGCGGCGAGGCCCGCGAGGCGTCGTACGTCGATGGGTGCGCCCACTGCGACCGCCACCCGGGGCCGCAGCACCGTGTTGCGCAGGAGCCGGCCGAGGATTCGTCGCGAGCCGACGACGCGCTCGGCACCGACGAGCGCGACCGGGACGACCGGGGCACCGGTGCGCAGCGCGAGGCGGACCGCACCGGTCTTGCTGCGCTCGGGCCAGTGCGCCGGGTCGCGGGTGATCCGGCCCTCCGGGAAGAGGCCGACGGCCTCGCCGGCCTCGAGCGCAGTGGCGGCGGCGTCGAGGGAGCCGGCGGCGGACGACGTGCCGCGCAGCACCGGGATGAAGCCGAGCCGGCGGACGATCGGCCCGACGAGGCCGGAGCGGAAGACGCCGCCGGTGGCCATCAGGCGCAGCGACCGGCCGAGGCGGCGGCCGACGAGGGCGAGCAGGATGCCGTCGGCGAAGCTCGTGTGGTTGGCGATGACGATGACGGGGCCGTCGGGGAGCTCGGTGTCGGGGACCGAGCGGCGGGTCAGCTCGAGCCGGCTGACGGCGGAGACGACGGCGCCGAGGAGGCTGGCGGCGAGGGCGTAGAGGAGGGCGGCGCGGAGGCCGGGGCGCTGCCAGGTGCTGGGTTCCATGCCGCGAAGTCTGGTGGCCGACGGGTGCTCCCGGCAGCAGTACGGCTACTCAGGTCCAGTGGCCCGGCCGGTCGATGCCGTCCGGCAGCACGGTCCTCGCGTCGCCCCGCGCGCCGTTGACCTGGGGCTGGGTGAGGAAGAGCGTCGACGACAGGTCGGTGCCGCGGACGTCGGCGTCGCGGAGGTCCGCGCCGAGCAGGTCGGTGTCGTCGAGCGAGGTGTCGCGGAGGTCGGCCTGGATGAGGACCGCTCCCCGCAGGGTCGCGCGGCCGAGGTCGCGCGTGCGGAGGTCGCGACCGGCCAGGTCGTCGTAGGACAGGTCGGGACCGGAGCCGCGGACCGCGACGCTGGCGTCGCGGAGCACCGTGCCGACGCGTGCCTGCAGCTCGTCGAGGTCGGTGGTCAGCAGGGTGACCGGGTCGGCGTGGTCGAGGGCGACGATCTCCTCGACTAGCCCGTCGGGCACGACGCCAGCTGCGCGGTCGGCGGCCGTCCGCAGGTGCAGCAGCATCTCGTGGAGGCCGCGCACGACGGACAGCACGGCGGCCATCTCGCCGAGGTCGGTCTGGTCGCGCCAGGACGCACCGGCGAACGTCACCCGGGTGACGTGCTGCCCCGCGCCGAAGCACTCGAAGCGGGTGCAGCCGACCCAGCCGTCACGTCGCAGGGTGGCGTGGATGCCGCACGAGTCGTCAGCGGCCAGGTTCGCGCACGGCGTGCCGCCGGGCTTGGAGACCTTGAAGCCGTCGTCGCGCGAGAAGGGCAGCAGGACGCAGCACAGGCCGCTGCACTGCGAGCAGTCCGACGACAGGACAGGCAGGTCGGGCAGGCTCACCGGTCCATCGTCTCAGGAGCGCACCAACGTCAGCAGGTGGCGGTGTGCGTCCCCGGCGTGAGGCGGGTGCCACCGCGGGTGCGCTGTCCGGTGCCGGCGGGGTAGGAGCGCACCCAGTCGACCAGCGTGCGCGTGGTCCGCATCGGCGCCGTGCCCGAGGCCTGCATCGAGATCCGCACGGTCATCGACTGGCCGGAGATCGCGGCCGGATCGGTGACGCGTCCGACGGCCTTGCCGTCGACGAACCAGGTGATCCGGCGCGGGGTCACGTCGACGGCGTAGGCGTGGAAGGACTGGTTGGTGGTGACCGGCAGGGTGCGGCTCCAGGCCTGCCCGGTCGCCGCCCTCGCACCGATGGTGATGCCACTCGTGCTGGGCCTCGCCTCGACGAGCGTGATCGCGCGGGCGTCGCAGCCGGTGGCAGCGTCGGCCAGCGGGATGAGCTCGGCCTTGAGGACGTAGTCGGTGGAGCCCCCCGCCTGTACCATCGGCATCAGTCGCGTCTCCCACCGGCCGTAGGCCTGGGCGGCGCCGCCCTGGAGCATCGCGGCCAGCGAGCCCTGTGAGCCGGCACGGCCGGCCCCCTCGCTGTTGCTGCTCAGCTGCATGGCGCCGTTGCGCATCGCGATCCGGCCGGTGCCGTCGCTCGCGTCGGTCCACGACCCGCGCCGTCGGGTGCCGACGGCCGCACGGTCGGAGAGGGACTCGCCGAACTCCCAGTCGAAGTCGTAGAGCTGCTTGCCCCACCGCAGCGAGCCGGCGGCGGTGCTCTGGTGCGGCGCACTGCGTCGGAGGACGGGCTCCGGTGCCGGGGCGGCGACCCGGGTCGACGGACGCTCGCGCGCCGTGCGGCGGACGTCGACGTACACGGGGTAGCTGGGGAACCAGCCGACGTGCCCGACGCCCTGGTCGAAGTCCTCCTGGCGCACGCGGTAGACGGCGGGGCCGGTCGCGGACGGCGTGACGGTGAACGAACCGGTGCCGTCGGACCCGACGGCCGACGACGCGAGGGACGTCCACGAGGCACCGACACGCTGCTGGAGCGTGAGGGCACGCCCCACGAGCAGCGGCATCGCGGACGTGTCGGCGACGAGGGTCAGCGGCTGGCCGGCGACCGCGCTGCCCCGAGCGGTGAGGACGACCTCCTGGTGCACGGCGTCGGAGGTCCACGTGCTGGTGCGCCGGGAGCCGGACACGACGCGGTAGACGATGTGGCTCGAGTGGGCCGGGACCCGCAGGGTGAAGCGTCCGCCGGCGGTGGTCCGGGTGCGCGCGCCGGCCACGTCGCGCCAGACGTCGCCGCTGCGGCCGAGGTTGCTCTGGAGGTGGACCGTACGACGACCGCCGGCGCCGATGCTGCCGCGCAGGGTGATCTCCTGCCCGGCGGTGAAGGAGCCGTTGCCGGGACTGGCCGACAGCGTTCCGGCGCGCATCGAGGGCGCGGACGGCTGCGCGGCCGGCTGGGCGGCGGTCTGCGCGAGGGTCGGGTGCGGGGCGACGAGGGCGAGGGTGCTGGCGAGCAGCAGCGAGAGCAGCGCGGTGGGGGGACGGATGACGACCTCCGAGGTCGGGTTACCCCGACCCTAGGCACACCTCAGCGCTCCTGTCGCCCGGTTGCGACGAACAGGAGCGGTGGATCAGGCGTACCAGCCGCTCTGCATGGCGAACGCGTTGACGAAGATGAGCGCCACGAAGAGGCCGCCGATCACCCGGTTGTCGAAGATCAGCTTTCCCATACCTCCACACTTCCCCGGACGTCGCGGGGGTGAAACATGGACTGCGTAAAGATTGCGTCTGCCTTTGGCCGAGAGCCAGCGAGCGTGCCGCGACCTGACCTCTCTAGGCTGGACCGGTGAGCGCGCTGCTGGTCGCCGGGACCACGTCCGATGCCGGCAAGACCATCGTGACGACGGCGCTGTGCCGGGGCTTCGCGCGCCGCGGGATCCGGGTCGCGCCGTTCAAGGCGCAGAACATGTCCAACAACTCGATGGTCTGCGCCACGGCTGACGGTCGCGGCGCCGAGATCGGCCGCGCGCAGTGGATCCAGTCGGTCGCGGCCGGCGCCGAGCCCGAGCCCGCGATGAACCCCGTCCTGCTCAAGCCCGGTGGTGACCGGCGCAGCCACGTCGTGGTGATGGGCCGGCCCGGCGGGACCATCGACTCGAAGGACTTCGTCGGCGGGCGGACCCACCTGCGCGACGCCGCCTACGCCGCCTTCGACGACCTGCGCTCGCGCCACGACCTGGTCGTCGTCGAGGGAGCCGGCAGCCCGGCGGAGATCAACCTGCGCGAGGGCGACTACGTCAACATGGGGCTCGCCCAGCACGGCCGGATCCCGACGCTGGTCGTCGGCGACATCGACCGCGGCGGGGTGTTCGCCGCGCTCTTCGGCACCGTCGCGCTGCTCGACAGGGCCGACCAGTCGCTCATCGCCGGCTTCGTGGTCAACAAGTTCCGCGGTGACGTCGACCTGCTGCGCCCGGGGCTCGACCAGATCCGTGAGCTGACCGGGCGCGAGGTGTACGGCGTCCTGCCGTGGCACCCCGACCTCTGGCTGGACTCCGAGGACGCGCTCGACCTCGCCGGCCGCCGCACCTCGGACGACGAGGCGCGCCTGCGCGTGGCCGTCGTACGGCTGCCGCGGATCTCGAACTTCACCGACGTCGACGCGCTCGGCATCGAGCCCGGCGTCGACGTCACCTTCGCCTCCGATGCCCGAGCCCTGGCCGGCGCCGACCTCGTCGTGCTGCCCGGCACCCGCGCCACGATCGAGGACCTGGCGTGGCTGCGCTCGCGCGGCATGGACCGGGCCGTCCTCGACCACGCGGCGTCGGGCAGGCCGGTGCTCGGGATCTGCGGCGGATTCCAGATGCTGGGGCGGCGCATCGTCGACCCGTCCGGTGTCGAGGGGGCCGTGGGCGCGGACGTGGCGGGGCTCGGCCTGCTCGACGTCACCACGACCTTCGGCGCCGACAAGGTGCTGCGGCTGCCGATCGGTACGGCGCTGGGGCAACCGGCGCACGGCTACGAGATCCACCACGGCCGGATCACCCGGCACGGCGGTGAGGAGTTCCTCGGCGGCGCGCGCGCCGGTGCGGTCCTCGGGACCATGTGGCACGGCAGCCTCGAGGGTGATGAGCTCCGGCGGGCGCTGCTGTCGGAGGTCTCGGCGGCGGCCGGGGCGTCGTACGAGCCGGGGGACGTCAGCTTCTCCGCGATGCGCGAGCGACGGCTCGACCTCCTCGGCGACCTGGCGGAGGAGCACCTGGACCTCGACGCGCTGCTCGACCTGGCCACGTCCGGCGCGCCCGACGGCCTGCTGGTGCTCGAGCCCGGGGCCTCCCGATGAGGATGCTGCTGCTCGGCGGCACGAGCGAGGCGCGCGAGCTGGCGGCGCTCCTGCTGGGGTCGGACGTCCAGCTCGTGTCCTCGCTCGCCGGACGGGTCGCCCGTCCGCGGCTGCCCGTCGGGCCGTGCCGGATCGGCGGCTTCGGCGGCGTCGACGGTCTGCGGGAGTGGCTGACGAGCCACCGGATCCAGGCCGTCGTCGACGCGACCCACCCCTTCGCGGAGGGGATGTCGGCCAACGCCGTCGCCGCCTGCACCGCCGAGGGACTGCCCCTGCTCCGGCTGGCCCGCCCCGGGTGGTCGGACGCGCCGGGGTCGGACCAGTGGCACTGGGTCGACGACCACGCCGCCGCCGCCTCGTCGGCGGCCGGCCTCGGGAGGCGTCCGCTCCTCACCGTCGGGCGCCAGCACCTCGACCGCTTCGTGGGCCCGCTCGCCGGGCACCGGGCGGTCGCGCGGGTCGTCGACACCCCGGCCATCGAGCTCCCGCAGTCCTGGTTGGTGGTCAACGACCGCGGTCCCTACGACCTCGCCGGCGAGCTCGAGACGCTGGGCGAGCACGCGGTCGACGTGCTCGTCACCAAGGACTCCGGCGGCAGCTACACCTGGCCCAAGATGGAGGCCGCCGGGCAGCTCGGCGTGCCCGTGGTCGTCGTACGACGTCCGGGTGCGACCGACGGCGTCGCGACGGTCAGCGACGCCGGAGCCGCCGCTCAGTGGGTCCTCAGCAAGCAGCCCTAGGCTGGCAGGACCGATCACGAAAGGTCCGCCCATGTCGACTTCCGGCATCAATCCCACCCTCAGGTCCGGCTCGCCGTTCACGCTGCAGTTCCCCCAGTCGCTGGCGGTCTACGACGACTACGCCGCCGCCCAGAAGAGCGTCGACTTCCTCTCCGACGCGGAGTTCCCCGTCGAGCACCTGATGATCGTCGGCACCGACCTCAAGCGGATCGAGCGCGTCACCGGCCGTCTCACGTGGTCCAAGATCGCGATCGGCGGCATCCTGTCCGGGCTGTGGCTCGGCGTCTTCATCGGGCTCGTCTTCGCGCTCTTCACCGAGTCGAGCGTCCTGCAGGTGCTGACCGGCACGGTGTTCCTGGGTGCGACGTTCGGCCTGGTCTGGGCGCTGATCGGCTACGCCGCGACCCGAGGCACGCGCGACTTCTCCTCCGTCACCCAGGTCGTCGCGACGAAGTACGAGGTGCTCGTCGAGAACAAGCACGCCGCCCGGGCGCGCGAGGTGCTCGCCGGGCTGCCGGGCGCGCTGCCGAACCCGTTCTCCTGAGCCGCGAGTCACCGGATATCCGGTGACCGCCCCGGTTGTCGGCCCAGATCTGGGGGACGAACCGGGAAACTCGGGTGCAAAGTCCATCGAGTGATGAGTTCTCCGCGCCGTCGCAGTCATACAAGTGACAGCCCGACGACACGAGAGGACGAGATGATGGCGGCGACACGGACGGAGAGGGTGGACGTGGGGAGCCTCAGCGAGGTCGGTGAGGCGGAGTTCGCGGAGCTGGTGGAGCCGCACCGCCGCGAGCTGCACGTGCACAGCTATCGGATGCTCGGCTCGTTCGAGGACGCCGAGGACGCGGTGCAGGAGACGCTCCTGCGGGCGTGGCGGCGGCGCGAGACGTACGCCGGCCGCGCGACGCTGCGTGCCTGGCTCTACCGGATCGCGACCAACGCATGCCTCGACCTGCTGGCCAAGCGGCGCCCCGACCCCGCGACGGGCGGAGAGGTGCTGTGGCTCCAGCCCTATCCCGACCGGCTCCTCGACGAGCTCCCCGCGGCCGGCGCCGACGAGCCCGAGGCGAAGGCCGTCGCGCGCGAGACGATCGAGCTGGCCTACGTCGTCGCGGTGCAGCACCTCGCGCCCCGCCCCCGCGCCGCGCTGATCCTGCGTGACGTGCTCGGCTGGCCGGCCAGGGACGTCGCCGAGCTGCTGGGCGACTCGGTGAACTCGGTCAACAGCGCGCTCCAGCGGGCCCGCGCCGGGATGCGCGAGCACCTGCCGGCCGAGCGCCAGGAGTGGACCGGGGCCGAGGACGACGTCGACAACCGCGAGCTCGTACGACGCTTCACCGACGCCAGCGTCGTCCCCGACCTCGACACGATCGCCACCCTGCTCCGCGACGACGTGCGCTACTCGATGCCGCCGTGGGAGGGCCTGCTCGTCGGGCGCGACGCGGTCGTCGCCGACTGGACGGCCAACGGCTACCCCGAGATGACGGGCCTGCGCACGGTGCCGACGTCGGTCAACCGCCAGCCGGCGATCGCCTGCTACCAGTGGCGCGAGCAGGAGCAGGCCCACCTGCCCCTGACGATCGACGTGCTCCGGATCTCCGGCGGGGCGGTCACCGAGGTGACCATCTTCGGCGCGGAGCAGTTCGAGCGGCTCGGTCTGCCGGCCCGGCTCGAGGGCTCGGAGGCCGACCGATGAGCGCCACGACCGTCGCCCGCACGGGCTTCGGCTCGCGCCTCGGCCGGCTGGTGGCCGCCGGACTGCTCGCGGCCGTCGGTGCCGCGGTGGCCACCGTCCTGGTGGCGGTGCTGCTGGAAGCGCTCGGCGCCGACTTCGAGGTCGATGGCGGCGCGATTCCGGTCGCGGGCTTCGGCTCGATCACGTTCCTGTTCTCGGTGGTGGGCATCGTGATCGCCGCGCTCCTCCTGCGGTTCAGCGCCGATCCCGACCGACGCTTCCTCACCGTCGCGGTCGTGCTGACCGCGCTCTCGCTGGTGCCGCCGGTCCTCTGGGGTCACGGTGCGGGCACGGTCCTCGCGCTCGTCGTGCTCCACCTGGTCGCGGCCGGCGTGGTGGTCCCGGCGCTGGTGCGCGTGCTGCGACGGGTCAGCGACCCCGCCTGAGCGCCACTGCGCACGCGACGACGACCGCTCCGGTCCCGACTCGGCTCGCCAGTCGGACGGAGCGATCGATGTCGTCGCGGGTCGGGGGCGGGCCGTCGCCGAGGATCACCCGGTCCTCGACCCCGTGGGCGTAGGTGTTCGTCCCCCCGAGCCGTACGCCGAGCGCGCCGGCGAACGCGGCCTCCACCACCCCGGCGTTCGGGCTGGGGTGGCGTCGCGCCTCGCGGGCCCACGCCCTCAGCGCGGCCGAGGGCGAGCCGCCGACCGTGGGGGCGAGGGCCGCCGCCAGCAGCCCGCTGAGCCGCGCGCCGGGGAGGTTGAGCAGGTCGTCGAGCCGGGCGGACGCCCAGCCGAACCGCCCGTAGCGCTCGCCCCGGTGACCGACCATCGCGTCGAGCGTGTTGACCGCGCGGTAGCCGAGCAGCCCGGGAATGCCGAGCAGCCCGCCCCACACGAGGGGGGCGACGACGGCGTCGGAGGTGTTCTCCGCGACGGACTCGACGGTCGCCCGGCTGACCTCGCCCTCGTCGAGGACGCTGGTGTCGCGCCCGACCAGGTGGGTCAGCCGCTGCCGGGCGCCGGGCAGGTCGTCGGCGGCGAGGAAGCCGTGCACGGCCGACGCCTCGCGCCCGAGCGACGTACCGCCCAGCACGGTCCACGTCGCCGCCGCGGTGAGCAGCGTGTGGGCCACGAAGTGCCCGCGCGAGCGGCGCTCCAGGACGAGACCGCCCCCCGCGGCGGCCCCGGCCAGGAGCGCCAGGTGGACGACGCCACGACTCCGCGAGTCGGCGTACGTCCTCCTCTCCAGCTCCAGTGCGGTGGTGCCGAACAGGGCGACGGGGTGCCCCCGTCGTGGGTCTCCGAAGCGCCGGTCGGCGAGGTGGCCGAGCGCGAGGCCCAGCGCCCTGCTCACCAGCGGAGCCCGCTGGTTGAGCAGGGCGCCCCGCGCCCGTGTCGAAACCCGGGGCCCGATCGTCAGAGCGATGCGGCCAGCTCGCGCTTGGCGTGCGCCATGGTCGCCTTCTCGTGCTGCCGGGCGACCATCGCGGTCATCCCGACGCCGATCAGCGCCCACAGGGTGGCGAGCGTGACGAGCGAGGCGCGGCGGAAGTACCAGAGCGTGTCGGCCGGGAAGCTGCCGAGCTCGTTGACCGTCGGCATCAGGTGCCCGACGACGACCACGACCAGGAGGTACGCCGCTGCGGCTGCCGCGACCGCC is a window of Nocardioides oleivorans DNA encoding:
- a CDS encoding general stress protein, yielding MSTSGINPTLRSGSPFTLQFPQSLAVYDDYAAAQKSVDFLSDAEFPVEHLMIVGTDLKRIERVTGRLTWSKIAIGGILSGLWLGVFIGLVFALFTESSVLQVLTGTVFLGATFGLVWALIGYAATRGTRDFSSVTQVVATKYEVLVENKHAARAREVLAGLPGALPNPFS
- a CDS encoding pentapeptide repeat-containing protein yields the protein MSLPDLPVLSSDCSQCSGLCCVLLPFSRDDGFKVSKPGGTPCANLAADDSCGIHATLRRDGWVGCTRFECFGAGQHVTRVTFAGASWRDQTDLGEMAAVLSVVRGLHEMLLHLRTAADRAAGVVPDGLVEEIVALDHADPVTLLTTDLDELQARVGTVLRDASVAVRGSGPDLSYDDLAGRDLRTRDLGRATLRGAVLIQADLRDTSLDDTDLLGADLRDADVRGTDLSSTLFLTQPQVNGARGDARTVLPDGIDRPGHWT
- a CDS encoding cobyric acid synthase; its protein translation is MSALLVAGTTSDAGKTIVTTALCRGFARRGIRVAPFKAQNMSNNSMVCATADGRGAEIGRAQWIQSVAAGAEPEPAMNPVLLKPGGDRRSHVVVMGRPGGTIDSKDFVGGRTHLRDAAYAAFDDLRSRHDLVVVEGAGSPAEINLREGDYVNMGLAQHGRIPTLVVGDIDRGGVFAALFGTVALLDRADQSLIAGFVVNKFRGDVDLLRPGLDQIRELTGREVYGVLPWHPDLWLDSEDALDLAGRRTSDDEARLRVAVVRLPRISNFTDVDALGIEPGVDVTFASDARALAGADLVVLPGTRATIEDLAWLRSRGMDRAVLDHAASGRPVLGICGGFQMLGRRIVDPSGVEGAVGADVAGLGLLDVTTTFGADKVLRLPIGTALGQPAHGYEIHHGRITRHGGEEFLGGARAGAVLGTMWHGSLEGDELRRALLSEVSAAAGASYEPGDVSFSAMRERRLDLLGDLAEEHLDLDALLDLATSGAPDGLLVLEPGASR
- a CDS encoding glycoside hydrolase family 16 protein — translated: MRAGTLSASPGNGSFTAGQEITLRGSIGAGGRRTVHLQSNLGRSGDVWRDVAGARTRTTAGGRFTLRVPAHSSHIVYRVVSGSRRTSTWTSDAVHQEVVLTARGSAVAGQPLTLVADTSAMPLLVGRALTLQQRVGASWTSLASSAVGSDGTGSFTVTPSATGPAVYRVRQEDFDQGVGHVGWFPSYPVYVDVRRTARERPSTRVAAPAPEPVLRRSAPHQSTAAGSLRWGKQLYDFDWEFGESLSDRAAVGTRRRGSWTDASDGTGRIAMRNGAMQLSSNSEGAGRAGSQGSLAAMLQGGAAQAYGRWETRLMPMVQAGGSTDYVLKAELIPLADAATGCDARAITLVEARPSTSGITIGARAATGQAWSRTLPVTTNQSFHAYAVDVTPRRITWFVDGKAVGRVTDPAAISGQSMTVRISMQASGTAPMRTTRTLVDWVRSYPAGTGQRTRGGTRLTPGTHTATC
- a CDS encoding DUF6069 family protein, which produces MSATTVARTGFGSRLGRLVAAGLLAAVGAAVATVLVAVLLEALGADFEVDGGAIPVAGFGSITFLFSVVGIVIAALLLRFSADPDRRFLTVAVVLTALSLVPPVLWGHGAGTVLALVVLHLVAAGVVVPALVRVLRRVSDPA
- a CDS encoding RNA polymerase subunit sigma-70, which translates into the protein MGSLSEVGEAEFAELVEPHRRELHVHSYRMLGSFEDAEDAVQETLLRAWRRRETYAGRATLRAWLYRIATNACLDLLAKRRPDPATGGEVLWLQPYPDRLLDELPAAGADEPEAKAVARETIELAYVVAVQHLAPRPRAALILRDVLGWPARDVAELLGDSVNSVNSALQRARAGMREHLPAERQEWTGAEDDVDNRELVRRFTDASVVPDLDTIATLLRDDVRYSMPPWEGLLVGRDAVVADWTANGYPEMTGLRTVPTSVNRQPAIACYQWREQEQAHLPLTIDVLRISGGAVTEVTIFGAEQFERLGLPARLEGSEADR
- a CDS encoding cobalamin biosynthesis protein — encoded protein: MSRALGLALGHLADRRFGDPRRGHPVALFGTTALELERRTYADSRSRGVVHLALLAGAAAGGGLVLERRSRGHFVAHTLLTAAATWTVLGGTSLGREASAVHGFLAADDLPGARQRLTHLVGRDTSVLDEGEVSRATVESVAENTSDAVVAPLVWGGLLGIPGLLGYRAVNTLDAMVGHRGERYGRFGWASARLDDLLNLPGARLSGLLAAALAPTVGGSPSAALRAWAREARRHPSPNAGVVEAAFAGALGVRLGGTNTYAHGVEDRVILGDGPPPTRDDIDRSVRLASRVGTGAVVVACAVALRRGR
- a CDS encoding lysophospholipid acyltransferase family protein, which produces MEPSTWQRPGLRAALLYALAASLLGAVVSAVSRLELTRRSVPDTELPDGPVIVIANHTSFADGILLALVGRRLGRSLRLMATGGVFRSGLVGPIVRRLGFIPVLRGTSSAAGSLDAAATALEAGEAVGLFPEGRITRDPAHWPERSKTGAVRLALRTGAPVVPVALVGAERVVGSRRILGRLLRNTVLRPRVAVAVGAPIDVRRLAGLAAGAPVDDATVRRVADEVMAVLVAQVAELRGEDAPHPSGVRESALAIA
- a CDS encoding cobalt-precorrin-6A reductase codes for the protein MRMLLLGGTSEARELAALLLGSDVQLVSSLAGRVARPRLPVGPCRIGGFGGVDGLREWLTSHRIQAVVDATHPFAEGMSANAVAACTAEGLPLLRLARPGWSDAPGSDQWHWVDDHAAAASSAAGLGRRPLLTVGRQHLDRFVGPLAGHRAVARVVDTPAIELPQSWLVVNDRGPYDLAGELETLGEHAVDVLVTKDSGGSYTWPKMEAAGQLGVPVVVVRRPGATDGVATVSDAGAAAQWVLSKQP